GCACGGCGAACCGCCCCGGCTCCGACGCCGACCCCGGCGGCACCGGCAGCGCCTCCGCCGGCACCAGTCCGTCCGCCGTCAAGGGCACCCCGCTCGGCGACGGCTCCACCGCCGACACCGGCACCCAGCCCCGCCAGCCCACGCCCGAGAAGCTGAAGCCGGGCGAGACCCCGCCGCAGTTCGTGGTCTTCTCCTGGGACGGCGCCGGGGCCACCGACGACGGCCAGTTCGCCCGCTTCCTCAAGCTCGCCGAGGAGCACAAGGCGGCGATGACCTTCTTCCTCTCCGGCATCTACACCCTGCCGAAGGAGAAGTCCTCGCTCTACCACCCGCCGCAGCACCCCGTCGGCGCCTCCGACATCCCGTTCCTGTCCGACAACGCCGTCCGCAACACCATCAAGCTGATCACCCAGGCCTGGCAGGCCGGCCACGAGATCGGCACCCACTTCAACGGGCACTTCTGCTCCACCCGCTCCGACCACAACGGCGTCAACAAGTGGACCCCGGAGGACTGGGAGAGCGAGATCCAGCAGGCGGTGTCCTTCGTCACCCAGTGGCGGACCAACACCGGGTTCACCGACGTCGACCCGTTCCCCTTCGACTACAAGAAGGAGCTGATCGGCGGCCGCACCCCCTGCCTGGAGGGCCAGAAGGCGCTGCTGCCGACCGCCGCCAAGCTCGGCTGGAAGTACGACGCCAGCTCCCCCGGCGGCCTGCAGATCTGGCCGCAGAAGGTCCAGGACGGCAAGATCTGGGACTTCCCGCTCCAGGGCATCCCGTTCCCCGGCCACAACTTCCAGGTGCTGTCCATGGACTACAACATCCTGGCCAACCAGTCCGGCGGCTCCACCAAGGGCGACCCGGCGAAGTACGGCCAGTGGCGCGACCAGGCCCGCGACGCG
This is a stretch of genomic DNA from Kitasatospora fiedleri. It encodes these proteins:
- a CDS encoding polysaccharide deacetylase family protein is translated as MSSISRRTVLTATAATAALGAVAACSSGGGTANRPGSDADPGGTGSASAGTSPSAVKGTPLGDGSTADTGTQPRQPTPEKLKPGETPPQFVVFSWDGAGATDDGQFARFLKLAEEHKAAMTFFLSGIYTLPKEKSSLYHPPQHPVGASDIPFLSDNAVRNTIKLITQAWQAGHEIGTHFNGHFCSTRSDHNGVNKWTPEDWESEIQQAVSFVTQWRTNTGFTDVDPFPFDYKKELIGGRTPCLEGQKALLPTAAKLGWKYDASSPGGLQIWPQKVQDGKIWDFPLQGIPFPGHNFQVLSMDYNILANQSGGSTKGDPAKYGQWRDQARDAYLAGFERAYTTNRAPFFVGNHFEQWNGGIYMDAVEEALRQIAGKPDVRLVSFKQLVDWLEVQDQSTLRKLRTLNVGQAPTGGWQTFLGA